GTGCGACCGCGGGACGGGCACCCGGTGTGCGTACGGGGAGTGAACCGGGGAAACTCCTTGGCTGTGAACGCCCCTGCTTGGCTCGAAGTGCTCAACGAGACCCTGGACGCGTGCCGCACGCACGGCCGCGCCGATCTCGCCGAGCGCCTGCGCAGACGCCGCGACGCCCCGTCCGGGCAGACCCGGCTCGGCGTGCTCGGCTTCCCCAAACAGGGCAAGGGATACCTGCTCAACGCCGTGCTGAACGCGCCGGTGTGCGCGGTCGGCGACGCCGCGACCCCCGCCGTGCCCACGGAAATCACCTACTCGCCCGAACCCGCCGCGACCCTGGTCGGCCGGTCCCTCGAACGGATCCCCGTCGCGGTCGAACGGCTCACCGGCGAGCTCGGCGCCCGGCCCGCCGGCACGCTCAGCCGGGTCGAAGTCGGTGTGCCGCGCGAACTCCTCTCGGCCGGTCTCGTCCTGGTCGACACCCCGCCGGTCGGTGACCCGCGGTCACCGCGGACCGCCGCCGCGCTGGACTTCCTCGCCGAAGCGGACGCTGTGATCATCGTCTCGGACGCGACCGCGCCGCTGAGCGCCGCCGAACTCGCGCTCGCACGGCATGTGCGTACTTGGTGCCCGCATGTCGTGTTGGCGCTCACGAAGATCGACGCCAGCCCCGGGTGGCGCGCGGTCGCCGAACGTGACCGCGGCATGCTCGCCGAAGCGGGAGTCGACGCGCCCGTCTTGCCGGTTTCGGCCGTTGTGCGCCAAGCCGCCGCGAAGACCGGTGACGCGGATCTCAACGCCCGCTCGGGATTTCCCGAGCTGCTGGGCTGGATCGCCGAGCAGGCCGCGCGGCCGCCCGAGCAGTCCCGCGCGCTGCTCGCAGCGGTGGGCGTGCGCGCCGCCGCCGCCGAACTGGTCGAGTCGCTGCGCGACCGCGTTGATGCAGGCGCCCAAGACGCCGGGCTCGGCCAGGCCGCGCTGCTGCAGCGGGCGCAACGCCGCGCCGACGACCTGCGGCGGCAGAACACCCGGTGGCAGAACCTGCTTTCCGACGAGATCACCGACCTGCTGTCCGACGCCGAGTACGACCTGCGCGAGCGGACCCGCAAGATCGTCAACACCATCGACCGGACCTTCGACGAGGGCGACCCGGCGAAGGTGTGGGACGAGTTCGCGCCGTGGCTGGACAACGCGCTGGCCGAGGCCGTCGACACCAACTACACGTGGCTGGCCGACCGGGCGGAGTGGATCGCGCAGGCGGTCGCCGCGTGCTTCGGCGCCCAGTACGACCGCGCGCTGCCCGACCTGCGGCTCGACGGCTCGGGCGTGGAAGACCTCGACGAGGTCCTGCGGCCGAAGATCGAGAAGTTCAAGATCGGGCAGCAGGCCTTCACCGGGCTGCGCGGGTCGTACGGCGGTGTGCTGATGTTCGGCCTGGTCACCAGTCTCGCCGGGCTGCCGCTGATCAACCCGGTCTCGCTCGGCGCCGGCGCGGCGTTCGCCGCGAAGACGATCAAGGACGAGGGCGGGATGCGGCTGCAGCGCCGCCAGGCCGTCGCCAAGCAGGCCGCCCAGCGGCACGTCGACGACGTCTTCCTGCGGTTCGGCAAGGAATCCCGCGACGCGATCCGCGTCGTGCAACGACGGCTGCGCGACCACTTCACCGGGCTGGCCGAAGAACTCGCCGACGAGCTGACGCGCGAACGCGAGACGATCCTGGCCGGCACGGCCGAGCGCGAGCGGCGGACCGGGCACATCCGCCGTGAGATCGACCGGCTCGCCGGGCTGCACCAGCGCGCGGGCGAGCTCGGCACGATCGCCGGGCGGCAGCAGCGGCGGGAGCTTTCGGCGTGACCCGGGACGTCCGCGACCTCCTGCACGCCGCGGCCGGGCTCTACCGGGACGACCCGCGTGCTTCGGCGCTCCTGCACGACTGCCTGAACCGGCTGGAGCAGCCCCTGCGCGTCGCGTTCACCGGCGCGCCGTCGGCGGGGAAGACGACGCTCGCCGCCGCGCTGGGCGAATGGCCGACGCGCGCGCTGCGCGACCTCGTGCTGCTGGACGATCCCGGCCCGGGCGACGACGTCCCGGACGCGACGGTCCGGCTGGTCCGCCACCTCGAGCCGGACGAGCTCGCGGCGGCGCACCAGCCGGGCGGCTCGGCGTTCGCGCGGCAGAGCGCGGTCAACTCCGTGCTGGTGCTGTCGCGGGCGGACGAGGTCGGCGCGGGCCGGATCGATGCGTTGCTGACCGCGAAGCAACTCGCGCGGCGCGCGTGGCGCGAAGACCCGCTGTGCACCGGGTTCCTGGGCGTGATCGCCGTCGCCGGGCAGCTGGCGTACGGCGGCCGGTCGTTGCGTGACGACGAGTTCGACCTGCTGGCGGCGTTCGCCGCGGTGCCGCGCGAAGAGCTGGAACGGCACGTGCTTTCGGTGGACTCGTTCACCGATCCGGCGTTCCCGGGCCCGATCCCGGTCGAGACGCGGCGGTCGCTGGTGGTGCGGTTCGGGATGTTCGGCGTCCGGCTGGCCCTCACGCTGATCCGCACCGGCTGTGACGACCGCGTCAAGCTCTCGGCGGAACTGGTGCGCCGCAGCGGTCTCGGCGAACTGCGGGACACTCTGGCCGGCTGTTTCGTGGCACGGGCCGAGGCGCTGAAGGCGCGTACCGCGATCATCCGGCTGGAGGCGTTGCTGGCGGCCCAGCCCCGCCCGGGCGGCGACCGCCTGGTGTCCCGGGTGGAGCGCTTCGCCGCGGCTGCGCACGACTTCCGTGAACTGCGCCTGATCGCCGACATCCGCGGCGGCCGGACGGCGTTGTCCGGCGAGCCGGCGGAGGAGGCGGTCCGGTTGCTGGGCGCCCAGGGCACGGCGCCGGCGGACCGCCTCGGGCTGGAACCGGACGCGGACCCGGGCGAGATCTACGACGCGGGCCTCGACGCGTTGCGGCGCTGGCGGCACGAAGCGGAGCGACCGGACCGCCCGCACCCGGAACGCGCCGCGGCGCACGTGGTCGTCCGGTCGGCCGAGGGACTGCTGGCGTTGTTCGGTTAGAGAACCGCGGTCGCTTCGATCTCGACCAGGTGTTCGGGGACGTCCAGCGCCGCGACCCCGATCAGCGTGGCCGGCGGGCTCGCCTTGGTGTCCAGCTTCGCGGTCGCCCGGGCGATGCCGTCCAGCAGCGCGGGCATCTTGTCCGGCGTCCAGCCGGCGACGTAGAACGTCAGTTTCGCGACGTCGTCGAACGAGCCGCCGGCCCCGGCCAGTGCGGTGCCGACGTTGAGGTAACTCCGCTCGACCTGCGCGGCGAGGTCGCCTTCGCCGATCGTCTTGCCGTCGGCGCCCCACGCGACCTGCCCGGCGACGAAGACCAGCTTCGTCCCTTCGGCGACCGCGACCTGGTGGTAGACGTCGATTTCGGGCAGCCCAGCGGGGTTCACCAGGGTGACAGCCATGTTCTCCTCCGTGATCTCTTGTGGTTACCCAGGAACCATAGGAGAGTGTGCGCTGACATGGAAGAACGCACTTTCCAGTGACAGGGGAACCTGATGGTGACCAAGCAGGACACGGACCTTTCCCGCGCGGATTCGCTGGCGCGCGAGATCTTCTCCGACGTCGCCAACAAGTGGGCGTTCCTGATCATCGAGACCCTCGGCGAGCGCACGCTGCGCTTCAGCGAGCTGCGGAACCAGGTCGAGGGCATCAGCCACAAGATGCTGACCCAGAACCTGCGCATGCTGGAGCGCAACGGCCTGATCCAGCGTGAGGTGTACCCGACCGTGCCGCCGCGCGTCGAGTACACCCTCACCGAGCCCGGTCAGGGCCTGCGCGCGACGGTCGACAGCATGTGCGGCTGGACCCAGCGGTACATCGAGGACATCGAAACCGCGCGGCTGCGCTTCGAAGGCTAGACCGGCTTTCCGTTCACCGTCACGTTCGAGAGCGTGACGTCCCGGGCGTTGCTGATCTGCGGCGCCGGGGTGTCGATGGTCGTGAACGAGCTGTTCGCCAGGCGGAACCCGGTCAGCGGGCTCTCCTCGGCCCCGCTGATCTTCAGCGCGAACGGCGAGTCGTCGAGGTGGACGTCACTGATCTCGATGTCGCGGATCACCGGCTGCACGATCGGGCCGTAGCCCGGGCCGGTGAGGCTGTAGTTCATGTCGACGAAGATCGCGCCGCGGTCGACCGGGCCGCCGGTCAGCCGGCGCACGTGGATGTCCGAGACGACCCCGCCGCGCCGCGGGTTCGTCTTGACGTACACGCCGTAGAACGACTTGTACGATGAACCGGCGTGGATCCGGTTGTCCTGCGCGAAGACGTTGCGCACCCCGCCGGACATCTCGCTGCCGACGGTGATCGCGCCCCAGCGGCCGTAGTAGTCGTTGTCCTCGATGACGATGTCCTCACTCGGCACGCCGACGCGGCGGCCGTCGGTGTCGCGGCCGGACTTGATCACCGTACCGTCGTCGCCGGTGTCGAACGAGCAGCCGTGGATGTGCACGTCCGCGCAGCTTTCCGGGTCGACGCCGTCGACCATCGCGCCGCGGGAGTAGATCGTCACGTTCCGGACCGTGACGTTGCGGCACAGCACCGGGTGCACCGTCCACATCGCCGGGTTCCGCAGCGCGACGCCCTCGACCAGGACGTTGCGGCAGCGGTAGAACTGGATCAGGTTCGGCTTGAGGAAGTGCTTGTCGCCGAACACCCGCTGCGCCACCGGGACGCCGTCGGCCGCCTGCTGCTGCAGCCGATCCCAGTCGGGGCCGCGTTTGCCGTCGAAGTCGAACCACGGCCCGGCCGCCGCGTTGCCGTCGATGGTGCCGGATCCGGTGATCGCGACGTCGGTCTGGTCGATCGCGTAGAGGAACGGCGAGTAGTTGTGGCACTCGATGCCTTGCCAGCGGGTGAACACCACCGGCAGGTACGACGCGGCGTCGCTGCGGAAGCGGATCGTGCCGAGCACGTGAAGCTCCACTTTGGACAGCAAATGGATCTTGCCGGTGCGGAACTTCCCGGCGGGCACCAGGACGCGGCCGCCGCCGGCGGCGTGGCACGCGGCGATCGCCGCCTTGAACGCGGGCGTGCAGTCGGCGGAGTTGTCGCCGACCGCGCCGTAGGAGCGGATGTCGAACACCCGGTCCGGAAACGACGGCGGCGTGATCCGGCCGAGGATCTCCGGCACGCGTGCCCACGGGTCGTCGGCGGCCGATGCGCTCGCCGGTCCGAACACCGCGCCGGCGGCCAGCAGGCCGCCCGCCGCGCCCGCGGCCTTGAGGAAGTCGCGCCGACTGGTCATCCGAGTCCTCCCGTGTCCGTCATACATCATGTACAGCATGCGATATGCCCGATAGTGCGGTCAAAAAAGTCCCGCTGACCGGTATTGACGCCCGGCGGGCCGTGGCGCACCATAGAGCAGTCTATGGCCACTGCGTCTATGACACAGTGCGGTCTATGGTCCAGCGCCGGCCCGAAGGGGACTCCCATGCCCGAAGACGTCCGCCCCCGGGTCCGGCTGTTCGGTGAGCTCGTGGCGCACTGGGCGCGGGAACGCCCGGCGGACACCGCGCTGATCTTCGGCGACCGGTCGTGGACCTGGGCGGAGTTCGACGAGCGGATCCGGCGGCTTTCGGGTGCGCTCACGGCCGCCGGGATCACCCGCGGCGACCGCGTCGCCTTCGTCGACAAGAACCACCCCGCCTGCCTGGAGACGACCTTCGCGGCGGCCGGGATCGGCGCTGCCAACGCCGTGGTCAACTGGCGGCTCTCCGGCGAGGAACTCGCGTACGTGCTCAAGGACGCCGGGGCGAAGATCGTCTTCGTCGGCGCCGAGCTGGTTCCCGCGCTCGACGCGATCCGCGACCGGCTGCCCGCGGTCGAACGCGTGGTGGTCGTCGGCGGGGACGCCGACGAGTACGAGTCCTTCCTGACTTCCGCCGAGCCGCACGCCGGGACCGGCGTCGACACCGACGACGGCGTCCTGGTCATGTACACCAGCGGCACCACCGGGTTCCCGAAGGGGGCGGTGCTGACCCATCGCAGCGTCCTCGCGCACGGCCTCGCCGCCGGGACCGCGTTCCCGATCGGTCCCGGCGACGTCAACCTGGTCGCGATGCCGCTGTTCCACGTCGGCGGCAGCTGTTACGCGGTTTCCGGGTTCCTCTACGGAGAGCCGTCCTATCTGACGCGCGAGCCGGACGCGGCGTCGCTGTTCGCGGCGCTGCAGGCCGGGATTACGCACGCCTTCCTGGTGCCCGCCGTCGTGGCCGGGATCGCGCAGGCCGGCGAGGCCGCGCTCACGGCGTTCTCCCGG
This window of the Amycolatopsis balhimycina FH 1894 genome carries:
- a CDS encoding glycoside hydrolase family 28 protein; the protein is MTSRRDFLKAAGAAGGLLAAGAVFGPASASAADDPWARVPEILGRITPPSFPDRVFDIRSYGAVGDNSADCTPAFKAAIAACHAAGGGRVLVPAGKFRTGKIHLLSKVELHVLGTIRFRSDAASYLPVVFTRWQGIECHNYSPFLYAIDQTDVAITGSGTIDGNAAAGPWFDFDGKRGPDWDRLQQQAADGVPVAQRVFGDKHFLKPNLIQFYRCRNVLVEGVALRNPAMWTVHPVLCRNVTVRNVTIYSRGAMVDGVDPESCADVHIHGCSFDTGDDGTVIKSGRDTDGRRVGVPSEDIVIEDNDYYGRWGAITVGSEMSGGVRNVFAQDNRIHAGSSYKSFYGVYVKTNPRRGGVVSDIHVRRLTGGPVDRGAIFVDMNYSLTGPGYGPIVQPVIRDIEISDVHLDDSPFALKISGAEESPLTGFRLANSSFTTIDTPAPQISNARDVTLSNVTVNGKPV
- a CDS encoding dynamin family protein is translated as MNAPAWLEVLNETLDACRTHGRADLAERLRRRRDAPSGQTRLGVLGFPKQGKGYLLNAVLNAPVCAVGDAATPAVPTEITYSPEPAATLVGRSLERIPVAVERLTGELGARPAGTLSRVEVGVPRELLSAGLVLVDTPPVGDPRSPRTAAALDFLAEADAVIIVSDATAPLSAAELALARHVRTWCPHVVLALTKIDASPGWRAVAERDRGMLAEAGVDAPVLPVSAVVRQAAAKTGDADLNARSGFPELLGWIAEQAARPPEQSRALLAAVGVRAAAAELVESLRDRVDAGAQDAGLGQAALLQRAQRRADDLRRQNTRWQNLLSDEITDLLSDAEYDLRERTRKIVNTIDRTFDEGDPAKVWDEFAPWLDNALAEAVDTNYTWLADRAEWIAQAVAACFGAQYDRALPDLRLDGSGVEDLDEVLRPKIEKFKIGQQAFTGLRGSYGGVLMFGLVTSLAGLPLINPVSLGAGAAFAAKTIKDEGGMRLQRRQAVAKQAAQRHVDDVFLRFGKESRDAIRVVQRRLRDHFTGLAEELADELTRERETILAGTAERERRTGHIRREIDRLAGLHQRAGELGTIAGRQQRRELSA
- a CDS encoding winged helix-turn-helix transcriptional regulator yields the protein MVTKQDTDLSRADSLAREIFSDVANKWAFLIIETLGERTLRFSELRNQVEGISHKMLTQNLRMLERNGLIQREVYPTVPPRVEYTLTEPGQGLRATVDSMCGWTQRYIEDIETARLRFEG
- a CDS encoding acyl-CoA synthetase; translated protein: MPEDVRPRVRLFGELVAHWARERPADTALIFGDRSWTWAEFDERIRRLSGALTAAGITRGDRVAFVDKNHPACLETTFAAAGIGAANAVVNWRLSGEELAYVLKDAGAKIVFVGAELVPALDAIRDRLPAVERVVVVGGDADEYESFLTSAEPHAGTGVDTDDGVLVMYTSGTTGFPKGAVLTHRSVLAHGLAAGTAFPIGPGDVNLVAMPLFHVGGSCYAVSGFLYGEPSYLTREPDAASLFAALQAGITHAFLVPAVVAGIAQAGEAALTAFSRLRYLCYGASPMPLPLLRTVLAAWPGVRFAQVYGMTELSGAVTALDPEAHRDDTRPERLASAGTALSGVDIRIADPVTGEDTEVGEVWVRTEQRMAGYLGKPEATAETIVDGWVRTGDVGRLDDGGFLFLEDRVKDMIITGGENVYSPEVERVVAEFPGVAEVAVIGIPDDRWGEQVKAVVAGDQLDAEKIVEFCRERLAHYKCPRSVDVVEALPRNATGKILKRSLREPYWRDRDRNV
- a CDS encoding RidA family protein; amino-acid sequence: MAVTLVNPAGLPEIDVYHQVAVAEGTKLVFVAGQVAWGADGKTIGEGDLAAQVERSYLNVGTALAGAGGSFDDVAKLTFYVAGWTPDKMPALLDGIARATAKLDTKASPPATLIGVAALDVPEHLVEIEATAVL